The following proteins come from a genomic window of Pseudomonas sp. WJP1:
- the prpD gene encoding 2-methylcitrate dehydratase: MSANVDLNNRPDYDQVLQDIADYVLNYRIESEEALNTARNCLIDTLGCGLLALRFPECTKHLGPVVEGTVVPFGARVPGTSYRLDPVKAAWDIGCIVRWLDYNDTWLAAEWGHPSDNLGGILAVADHLSQKRLANGEAPLTVRTVLEAMIMAHEIQGVIALENSFNRVGLDHVILVKVASTAVTAKLMGANREQMLSALSHAFADGQALRTYRHAPNAGSRKSWAAGDASSRGVRLADIAMRGEMGIPGVLSAKQWGFYDVLFSHTNNDLALKPQDRRQFSFSRPYGSYVMENVLFKISFPAEFHAQTACEAAVALHPQVRNRLHEIDRIVITTHQSAIRIISKVGPLANAADRDHCIQYMTAVPLAFGNLVAEYYEDDFHKAHPIIDVLRDKMVIVENPDYTREYLEADKRSIANAIQVFFKDGTSTGNAIVEYPIGHRRRRAEGIPLLEDKFRANLLTRFTGQRSEEIFALCKDQAALEATPVNRFVDLFVI, translated from the coding sequence ATGAGCGCCAACGTCGACCTCAACAACCGCCCCGACTACGACCAGGTCCTGCAGGACATTGCCGACTACGTCCTCAATTACAGGATCGAATCCGAAGAGGCGCTAAATACCGCGCGCAACTGCCTGATCGATACCTTGGGCTGCGGCCTGCTGGCCCTGCGTTTTCCCGAATGCACCAAGCACCTCGGGCCTGTGGTTGAAGGCACCGTCGTGCCATTCGGCGCCCGGGTCCCCGGCACCAGTTATCGACTCGATCCGGTCAAGGCCGCGTGGGACATCGGTTGCATCGTGCGCTGGCTCGACTACAACGACACCTGGCTCGCCGCCGAGTGGGGCCATCCGTCGGATAACCTTGGCGGCATTCTGGCGGTGGCTGACCACCTGTCGCAAAAGCGCCTGGCCAATGGCGAGGCGCCGCTGACGGTTCGTACGGTGCTCGAAGCGATGATCATGGCCCACGAAATCCAGGGCGTGATCGCGCTGGAAAACTCGTTCAACCGCGTCGGCCTCGATCACGTCATCCTGGTGAAAGTCGCCTCGACCGCGGTCACCGCCAAGCTCATGGGCGCCAATCGTGAGCAGATGCTCTCGGCGTTGTCCCACGCTTTTGCCGATGGCCAGGCATTGCGCACCTACCGCCATGCGCCGAATGCCGGGTCGCGAAAGTCCTGGGCGGCGGGCGACGCCTCCAGTCGTGGTGTGCGCCTGGCGGACATCGCCATGCGCGGCGAGATGGGCATTCCCGGGGTGTTGAGTGCCAAGCAATGGGGCTTTTACGACGTGCTGTTCAGCCACACCAACAACGACCTGGCGCTCAAGCCGCAAGACAGGCGCCAGTTCAGCTTCTCGCGGCCATACGGCAGTTATGTGATGGAAAACGTGCTGTTCAAGATCAGTTTTCCCGCCGAATTCCACGCGCAAACCGCCTGTGAAGCGGCGGTGGCCCTGCACCCGCAAGTGCGCAACCGCCTGCACGAGATCGATCGGATCGTCATCACCACTCATCAATCGGCGATCCGCATCATTTCCAAGGTCGGCCCGCTGGCCAATGCCGCCGACCGCGATCACTGCATCCAGTACATGACGGCGGTGCCACTGGCCTTCGGTAATCTGGTGGCCGAGTACTACGAAGATGATTTTCACAAGGCGCATCCGATCATCGATGTGCTGCGCGACAAGATGGTCATCGTCGAAAACCCGGATTACACCCGTGAATACCTGGAAGCCGACAAGCGCTCGATCGCCAATGCCATCCAGGTGTTTTTCAAGGACGGCACCAGCACCGGGAACGCGATTGTGGAGTACCCGATTGGTCACCGTCGGCGCCGTGCCGAGGGTATCCCATTGTTGGAGGACAAGTTCAGGGCGAACCTGCTGACACGATTTACCGGGCAGCGTAGCGAGGAGATTTTTGCGTTGTGCAAGGACCAGGCAGCGCTTGAAGCGACGCCTGTTAATCGGTTTGTGGATTTGTTTGTTATCTAG
- the ppsR gene encoding posphoenolpyruvate synthetase regulatory kinase/phosphorylase PpsR produces MKRSAFFISDGTGITAETLGQSLLAQFENITFSKFTRPYIDSVDKARAMVQQINKAAETDGFRPIIFDTIVNQDIREILATSNGFMIDIFSTFLAPLEQELTEHSSYTVGKSHSIGANTNYMERIEAVNFALDNDDGARTHYYDKADLILVGVSRCGKTPTCLYMAMQFGIRAANYPLTEDDMERLQLPSALRAHQHKLFGLTIDPDRLTAIRNERKPNSRYSSYAQCEFEVREVENLFRRENIPNINSTHFSVEEISAKILVEKGVERRFK; encoded by the coding sequence ATGAAACGATCTGCTTTCTTTATCTCCGATGGCACCGGCATTACCGCCGAAACCCTCGGCCAAAGCCTTTTGGCGCAGTTCGAAAACATTACCTTCAGCAAATTCACGCGGCCGTACATCGACAGCGTGGATAAAGCGCGGGCCATGGTACAACAAATCAACAAAGCCGCCGAAACCGACGGCTTCCGTCCGATTATCTTCGATACCATCGTCAATCAGGACATTCGTGAGATCCTCGCGACTTCCAATGGTTTCATGATCGACATTTTCTCGACCTTCCTGGCGCCACTTGAACAGGAACTGACCGAGCATTCCTCCTATACCGTGGGCAAATCCCACTCCATCGGTGCCAACACCAATTACATGGAGCGTATCGAGGCGGTGAACTTCGCCCTCGACAACGACGACGGTGCCCGCACGCATTATTACGACAAGGCCGACCTGATCCTGGTGGGCGTATCGCGCTGCGGCAAGACCCCGACCTGCCTGTACATGGCCATGCAATTCGGCATCCGCGCGGCCAACTACCCGCTGACCGAAGACGACATGGAGCGCCTGCAACTGCCCAGCGCCCTGCGCGCCCACCAGCACAAGCTGTTCGGCCTGACCATCGACCCGGACCGCCTCACCGCGATTCGCAACGAGCGTAAGCCCAACAGCCGCTATTCGAGCTACGCCCAGTGCGAATTCGAAGTGCGCGAGGTGGAAAACCTGTTTCGCCGCGAGAACATTCCGAATATCAACTCCACGCATTTTTCGGTGGAAGAGATTTCCGCGAAAATCCTGGTGGAGAAAGGTGTGGAGCGGCGCTTCAAATAA
- the prpB gene encoding methylisocitrate lyase: MSLNKSTPGQRFRDAVASEHPLQVVGAINANHALLAKRAGFKAIYLSGGGVAAGSLGVPDLGITGLDDVLTDVRRITDVCDLPLLVDVDTGFGSSAFNVARTVKSMIKFGAAAIHIEDQVGAKRCGHRPNKEIVTQQEMVDRIKAAVDARTDDSFVIMARTDALAVEGLESALDRAAACIEAGADMVFPEAITELEMYKLFASRVKAPILANITEFGATPLYTTEQLAAADVSLVLYPLSAFRAMNKAAENVYTAIRRDGTQQNVIDTMQTRMELYERIDYHTFEQKLDALFAAKK; this comes from the coding sequence ATGAGTTTGAACAAGAGCACACCAGGCCAGCGTTTCCGCGATGCGGTCGCCAGCGAGCATCCATTGCAAGTGGTCGGCGCGATCAACGCCAACCACGCACTGCTGGCCAAGCGCGCCGGTTTCAAGGCGATCTACCTGTCCGGTGGCGGGGTGGCTGCAGGCTCCCTCGGCGTACCGGACCTGGGCATCACCGGCCTGGATGACGTGCTGACCGACGTGCGCCGCATCACCGACGTCTGCGACCTGCCACTGCTGGTGGACGTGGACACCGGTTTCGGCTCCTCGGCGTTCAACGTCGCCCGTACCGTCAAGTCGATGATCAAGTTCGGCGCGGCGGCGATTCACATCGAAGACCAGGTGGGCGCCAAGCGTTGCGGTCACCGTCCTAACAAGGAAATCGTGACCCAGCAGGAAATGGTCGATCGCATCAAGGCCGCGGTCGATGCCCGTACCGATGACAGCTTCGTGATCATGGCCCGTACCGACGCCCTGGCGGTGGAAGGCCTGGAATCGGCACTGGATCGCGCCGCGGCGTGCATCGAGGCCGGCGCCGACATGGTGTTCCCGGAAGCCATCACCGAACTTGAGATGTACAAACTGTTCGCCAGCCGAGTGAAAGCGCCGATCCTGGCCAACATCACCGAATTCGGCGCGACGCCGCTGTACACCACCGAGCAACTCGCCGCTGCCGACGTGTCCCTGGTGCTGTACCCGCTGTCGGCCTTCCGCGCCATGAACAAGGCCGCGGAAAATGTCTACACCGCGATCCGCCGCGACGGCACGCAACAGAACGTCATCGACACCATGCAGACCCGCATGGAACTTTACGAACGCATCGACTACCACACCTTCGAGCAGAAGCTCGATGCGTTGTTTGCGGCGAAGAAGTAA
- the prpC gene encoding bifunctional 2-methylcitrate synthase/citrate synthase, with translation MAEAKVLSGAGLRGQVAGQTALSTVGQSGAGLTYRGYDVRELAADAQFEEVAYLLLYGELPTKAQLAAYISKLSKLRDLPQALKEVLERIPADAHPMDVMRTGCSFLGNLEPENDFSEQHDKTDRLLAAFPAIMTYWYRFSHEGKRIECVSDEQSIGGHFLHLLHGKKPSELHVKVMNVSLILYAEHEFNASTFTARVCASTLSDLFSCITAAIGSLRGPLHGGANEAAMEMIERFSSPEDAIKGTLGMLERKDKIMGFGHAIYKDSDPRNEVIKGWSKKLADEVGDKVLFPVSEAIDKTMWEQKKLFPNADFYHASAYHFMGIPTKLFTPIFVCSRLTGWAAHVYEQRANNRIIRPSAEYTGVEQRKFVPIEQR, from the coding sequence ATGGCCGAAGCAAAAGTACTCAGTGGCGCCGGGCTCCGTGGCCAGGTTGCCGGGCAAACCGCACTGTCCACCGTGGGCCAGTCGGGCGCAGGCCTGACCTATCGCGGCTACGACGTCCGCGAACTGGCGGCTGACGCACAATTCGAAGAAGTCGCTTACCTGCTGCTGTACGGCGAACTGCCGACCAAGGCACAACTGGCCGCTTACATCAGCAAACTGAGCAAGCTGCGTGACCTGCCGCAAGCGCTCAAGGAAGTGCTGGAACGCATCCCCGCCGACGCCCACCCGATGGACGTGATGCGCACCGGCTGCTCGTTCCTGGGCAACCTGGAGCCGGAGAACGACTTCTCCGAGCAGCACGACAAGACCGATCGCCTGCTGGCTGCTTTCCCGGCGATCATGACCTACTGGTACCGCTTCAGCCACGAAGGCAAGCGCATCGAATGCGTGAGCGACGAGCAGTCCATCGGTGGTCACTTCCTGCACCTGCTGCATGGCAAGAAGCCGAGCGAGCTGCACGTCAAGGTGATGAACGTTTCGCTGATCCTCTACGCGGAGCACGAATTCAACGCCTCGACCTTCACCGCGCGTGTGTGTGCCTCGACCCTGTCCGACCTGTTCTCCTGCATCACCGCGGCCATCGGCTCGCTGCGCGGTCCGCTGCACGGCGGCGCCAACGAAGCGGCGATGGAAATGATCGAACGCTTCAGCTCGCCGGAAGACGCGATCAAGGGCACCCTCGGCATGCTCGAGCGCAAGGACAAGATCATGGGCTTCGGCCACGCGATCTATAAGGACAGCGATCCGCGCAACGAGGTGATCAAGGGCTGGTCGAAAAAGCTCGCCGACGAAGTGGGCGACAAAGTGCTGTTCCCGGTCTCCGAAGCCATCGACAAGACCATGTGGGAACAGAAGAAACTGTTCCCGAACGCCGACTTCTACCATGCCTCGGCGTACCACTTCATGGGCATCCCGACCAAGTTGTTCACACCGATCTTCGTCTGCTCGCGCCTGACCGGCTGGGCGGCCCACGTGTACGAACAGCGTGCCAACAACCGCATCATCCGCCCGAGCGCCGAGTACACCGGCGTCGAACAGCGCAAGTTCGTGCCAATCGAACAACGCTGA
- the rloA gene encoding retropepsin-like aspartic peptidase RloA, whose amino-acid sequence MRLKPFPIFLFLLCLSGFAAAGEKTVYGLNEYASLGGIDLEVAAKLDTGAKTASLSARDIKRFKRNGESWVRFYLAIDAAHSHPIERPLARVSKIKRRAGDYDPEEGKKYTARPVIELDICMGSALRSIEVNLTDRSAFQYPLLIGSEALKRFDAQVDPSLKYAAGKPACAADAHTAE is encoded by the coding sequence ATGAGACTCAAGCCCTTCCCGATCTTTCTTTTTCTTCTTTGCCTGTCCGGTTTCGCCGCCGCAGGGGAAAAGACCGTGTACGGTCTCAATGAATACGCATCGCTGGGCGGCATCGACCTTGAAGTGGCCGCCAAACTCGATACCGGGGCGAAAACCGCATCCCTGAGTGCCCGCGACATCAAGCGTTTCAAACGCAATGGCGAGTCCTGGGTGCGCTTCTACCTGGCTATCGACGCCGCCCATTCGCACCCGATCGAACGACCGCTGGCCCGCGTCAGCAAGATCAAGCGCCGGGCTGGCGACTACGATCCGGAAGAGGGCAAGAAGTACACCGCCCGTCCGGTGATCGAGCTGGATATCTGCATGGGCTCAGCTTTACGCAGCATCGAAGTGAACCTGACCGACCGTAGTGCGTTCCAATACCCGCTCCTGATCGGCTCCGAAGCGCTCAAACGCTTCGATGCGCAGGTCGACCCCAGTCTTAAATACGCTGCTGGCAAACCCGCCTGCGCCGCCGACGCTCATACCGCCGAGTAA
- the acnD gene encoding Fe/S-dependent 2-methylisocitrate dehydratase AcnD: MNTEFRKPLPGSHLDYFDVRAAVEAIQPGAYDTLPYTSRVLAENLVRRCDPATLTESLKQFIERKRDLDFPWFPARVVCHDILGQTALVDLAGLRDAIALQGGDPAQVNPVVPTQLIVDHSLAVERGGFDPEAFEKNRAIEDRRNEDRFHFINWTKKAFKNVDVIPPGNGIMHQINLEKMSPVIQVRDGVAFPDTCVGTDSHTPHVDALGVIAIGVGGLEAESVMLGRASWMRLPESVGVELTGKLQPGITATDMVLALTEFLRKQKVVGAWLEFFGEGAAALTLGDRATISNMAPEYGATAAMFYIDQQTIDYLKLTGREDEQVQLVENYAKTTGLWADSLKGAQYERGLTFDLSSVVRNMAGPSNPHARVAVSDLAAKGISGQWEDVPGQMPDGAVIIAAITSCTNTSNPRNVIAAGLLARNANKLGLTRKPWVKSSLAPGSKTVALYLDEAGLTDELEQLGFGVVAFACTTCNGMSGALDPVIQQEIIDRDLYATAVLSGNRNFDGRIHPYAKQAFLASPPLVVAYAIAGTIRFDIEKDVLGVVDGKEIRLKDIWPSDEEIDAVVKASVKPEQFRQVYIPMFAIHEDTGPKVAPLYDWREMSTYIRRPPYWEGALAGARPLKGMRPLAVLPDNITTDHLSPSNAIMLDSAAGEYLAKMGLPEEDFNSYATHRGDHLTAQRATFANPKLFNEMVVENGKVKQGSLARVEPEGKVMRMWEAIETYMDRKQPLIIIAGADYGQGSSRDWAAKGVRLAGVEAIAAEGFERIHRTNLVGMGVLPLEFKPGTNRHTLAIDGSETYDVIGDRTPRAELTLVIHRKNGERVDVPVTCRLDTAEEVSIYEAGGVLQRFAQDFLEESAVAV; the protein is encoded by the coding sequence ATGAACACAGAATTCCGTAAACCGCTGCCCGGCAGCCACCTGGATTACTTCGACGTCCGCGCGGCGGTCGAGGCCATCCAGCCCGGCGCCTATGACACCCTGCCGTACACCTCCCGCGTGCTGGCGGAAAACCTGGTGCGTCGCTGTGACCCGGCCACGCTGACCGAATCCCTGAAGCAATTCATCGAACGCAAGCGCGACCTCGACTTCCCGTGGTTCCCGGCCCGTGTGGTGTGCCACGACATTCTCGGCCAGACCGCGCTGGTGGACCTCGCCGGCCTGCGTGACGCCATCGCCCTGCAAGGCGGCGACCCTGCGCAAGTCAACCCGGTGGTGCCGACGCAACTGATCGTCGACCACTCCCTGGCCGTCGAGCGCGGTGGCTTCGATCCGGAGGCGTTCGAGAAGAACCGCGCCATCGAAGACCGTCGCAACGAAGACCGTTTCCACTTCATCAACTGGACCAAGAAGGCGTTCAAGAACGTCGACGTGATCCCGCCGGGCAACGGCATCATGCACCAGATCAACCTGGAGAAAATGTCTCCGGTGATCCAGGTGCGCGACGGCGTGGCGTTCCCTGATACCTGCGTCGGCACCGACAGCCACACCCCGCACGTCGATGCGCTGGGCGTGATCGCCATCGGTGTCGGTGGCCTGGAAGCCGAAAGCGTGATGCTTGGCCGCGCATCCTGGATGCGTCTGCCGGAAAGCGTCGGTGTCGAGCTCACCGGCAAGCTGCAACCGGGCATCACCGCCACCGACATGGTGCTGGCGCTGACCGAGTTCCTGCGCAAGCAAAAAGTCGTCGGTGCCTGGCTGGAGTTCTTCGGCGAAGGCGCCGCGGCCCTGACCCTGGGCGACCGCGCGACCATCTCCAACATGGCCCCGGAATACGGCGCCACCGCGGCGATGTTCTACATCGACCAGCAAACCATCGACTACCTCAAACTCACCGGCCGTGAAGACGAGCAGGTGCAGCTGGTCGAGAACTACGCCAAGACCACGGGCCTGTGGGCCGACAGCCTGAAGGGCGCGCAATACGAGCGCGGCCTGACTTTCGATCTGTCCTCGGTGGTACGCAACATGGCCGGCCCGAGCAACCCGCACGCCCGTGTGGCGGTGTCGGATCTGGCCGCCAAAGGCATCTCCGGCCAGTGGGAAGATGTGCCCGGCCAAATGCCGGACGGCGCGGTGATCATCGCCGCCATCACCAGCTGCACCAACACCAGCAACCCGCGCAACGTGATTGCCGCCGGCCTGCTGGCGCGCAACGCCAACAAGCTGGGCCTGACCCGCAAGCCATGGGTCAAGTCGTCCCTGGCACCAGGCTCGAAAACCGTGGCCCTGTACCTCGACGAAGCCGGCCTGACCGATGAGTTGGAGCAACTCGGTTTCGGCGTCGTGGCCTTTGCCTGCACCACCTGCAACGGCATGTCCGGTGCACTGGACCCGGTGATCCAGCAAGAGATCATCGACCGTGACCTGTACGCCACCGCTGTGTTGTCCGGCAACCGCAACTTCGACGGGCGGATTCACCCGTACGCCAAGCAAGCGTTCCTGGCCTCGCCGCCACTGGTGGTCGCTTACGCCATTGCCGGCACCATTCGTTTCGACATCGAAAAAGACGTGCTGGGTGTGGTCGACGGCAAGGAAATCCGCCTGAAGGACATCTGGCCGAGCGACGAAGAAATCGACGCCGTGGTGAAAGCCTCGGTGAAGCCGGAGCAGTTCCGCCAGGTCTACATCCCGATGTTCGCCATCCACGAAGACACCGGCCCGAAAGTGGCGCCGCTGTATGACTGGCGCGAAATGAGCACCTACATCCGCCGTCCGCCGTACTGGGAAGGCGCACTGGCCGGCGCGCGTCCGCTCAAGGGCATGCGCCCGCTGGCGGTGCTGCCGGACAACATCACCACCGATCACCTGTCGCCATCCAACGCGATCATGCTTGATAGTGCGGCGGGTGAGTACTTGGCGAAGATGGGCCTGCCGGAAGAGGACTTCAACTCTTACGCAACGCATCGAGGTGACCACCTGACCGCGCAGCGTGCAACCTTCGCCAACCCGAAACTGTTCAACGAAATGGTTGTGGAAAACGGCAAGGTCAAGCAGGGCTCCCTGGCCCGTGTCGAGCCGGAAGGCAAAGTGATGCGCATGTGGGAAGCCATCGAGACCTACATGGATCGCAAGCAGCCGCTGATCATCATCGCCGGTGCCGACTACGGTCAGGGTTCGTCCCGCGACTGGGCAGCCAAAGGCGTGCGCCTGGCGGGTGTGGAAGCGATTGCCGCCGAAGGTTTCGAGCGCATTCACCGCACCAACCTGGTGGGCATGGGCGTGTTGCCGCTGGAGTTCAAGCCGGGCACCAACCGTCACACCCTGGCCATCGACGGCAGCGAAACCTACGACGTGATCGGCGATCGCACGCCGCGTGCCGAGCTGACGCTGGTGATCCATCGCAAGAACGGCGAGCGCGTCGATGTGCCGGTAACCTGCCGCCTCGACACCGCTGAAGAAGTGTCGATCTACGAAGCCGGTGGCGTGCTGCAACGTTTCGCCCAGGACTTCCTCGAAGAATCGGCGGTTGCCGTTTAA
- a CDS encoding GntR family transcriptional regulator has protein sequence MDQLAPPLTAQDDSETLSENVFRRIQAAIVKGEIAPGSKISEPELARTYGISRGPLREAIHRLEGQRLLVRVPHVGARVVSLNHAELLELYEIRESLEGMACRLAAERMSVEEIDELRRVLETHERDEAFQAGRGYYQQEGDFDFHYRIIQGSGNRTLTQMLCGELYQLVRMYRIQFSTTPNRPHQAFAEHHRILDAIADRDGELAELLMRRHIGASKRNIARHYQDGANPTAKRGES, from the coding sequence CTGGATCAACTGGCTCCCCCGCTTACTGCCCAAGACGACTCGGAAACCCTTTCCGAAAACGTCTTCCGGCGCATTCAGGCGGCCATCGTCAAGGGTGAGATCGCCCCGGGCAGCAAAATTTCCGAGCCGGAGCTGGCCCGTACCTACGGCATCAGCCGTGGCCCGTTGCGCGAAGCCATCCACCGCCTGGAAGGCCAGCGCCTGCTGGTGCGCGTGCCGCACGTCGGTGCGCGGGTGGTGTCGCTCAACCATGCCGAGCTGCTGGAGCTCTACGAAATTCGCGAATCCCTCGAAGGCATGGCCTGTCGCCTGGCCGCCGAGCGCATGAGCGTCGAGGAAATCGACGAACTGCGCCGGGTCCTTGAAACCCACGAGCGCGACGAAGCCTTCCAGGCTGGCCGCGGCTACTACCAACAGGAAGGCGATTTCGACTTCCACTACCGGATTATCCAGGGCAGCGGTAACCGCACCCTGACGCAAATGCTTTGCGGCGAGCTCTATCAATTGGTGCGCATGTACCGCATCCAGTTTTCCACCACGCCCAATCGCCCGCACCAGGCCTTTGCCGAACACCACCGAATTCTCGATGCCATCGCCGACCGTGACGGTGAACTGGCCGAGTTGTTGATGCGCCGTCACATCGGCGCCTCCAAACGCAATATCGCCCGTCATTACCAGGACGGCGCTAACCCGACAGCCAAACGAGGTGAGTCATGA
- the prpF gene encoding 2-methylaconitate cis-trans isomerase PrpF — MSHAPQIKIPATYMRGGTSKGVFFSLKDLPEVAQVPGPARDALLLRVIGSPDPYDKQIDGMGGATSSTSKTVILSKSIKADHDVDYLFGQVSIDKPFVDWSGNCGNLTAAVGSFAISNGLVDASRIPHNGIAVVRVWQANIGKTIIAHVPITNGEVQETGDFELDGVTFPAAEVQVEFLDPAAEEEGGGGSMFPTGNLVDDLEVPGVGTFKATMINAGIPTIFVNAEDIGYKGTELQGAINGDPKALQMFETIRAYGALHMGLISNIDEAAKRQHTPKVAFVAKPSDYVSSSGKAVAAGDVDLLVRALSMGKLHHAMMGTAAVAIGTAAAISGTLVNLAAGGVERNAVRFGHPSGTLRVGAEASQVNGEWTVNKAIMSRSARVLMEGFVRVPGDSF, encoded by the coding sequence ATGTCTCACGCACCGCAAATCAAGATTCCCGCTACCTACATGCGCGGCGGCACCAGCAAAGGCGTGTTCTTCAGCCTGAAAGACCTGCCAGAAGTAGCGCAGGTACCAGGCCCGGCCCGCGACGCCCTGTTGCTGCGCGTGATCGGCAGCCCCGACCCCTACGACAAGCAAATCGACGGCATGGGCGGCGCGACGTCCAGCACCAGCAAAACCGTGATCCTGTCGAAAAGCATCAAGGCCGATCACGACGTCGATTACCTGTTCGGCCAGGTGTCGATCGACAAGCCATTCGTCGACTGGAGCGGCAACTGCGGCAACCTGACCGCGGCAGTCGGCTCGTTCGCCATCAGCAACGGCCTGGTGGACGCCAGCCGCATCCCGCACAACGGCATCGCCGTGGTGCGCGTATGGCAGGCCAACATCGGCAAGACCATCATCGCCCACGTGCCGATCACCAACGGCGAAGTGCAGGAAACCGGTGATTTCGAACTCGACGGCGTGACCTTCCCGGCGGCGGAAGTGCAGGTCGAATTCCTCGATCCGGCAGCGGAAGAGGAGGGCGGTGGCGGTTCGATGTTCCCTACCGGCAACCTCGTGGATGACCTGGAAGTGCCCGGCGTCGGGACCTTCAAGGCAACCATGATCAACGCCGGCATCCCGACCATCTTCGTCAATGCCGAAGACATCGGCTACAAGGGCACCGAGCTGCAAGGCGCGATCAACGGCGATCCGAAAGCACTGCAGATGTTCGAAACCATCCGTGCCTACGGCGCTCTGCACATGGGCCTGATTTCCAACATCGACGAAGCGGCCAAGCGACAGCACACGCCGAAGGTGGCGTTCGTCGCCAAGCCTTCGGACTACGTGTCGTCCAGCGGCAAAGCGGTGGCGGCGGGCGATGTCGACCTGCTGGTGCGCGCGCTGTCCATGGGCAAGCTGCACCACGCGATGATGGGCACGGCGGCAGTCGCCATCGGCACTGCTGCGGCGATTTCCGGGACTCTGGTGAACCTCGCGGCGGGCGGTGTTGAACGCAACGCGGTGCGCTTCGGTCACCCGTCCGGCACCTTGCGCGTTGGCGCTGAAGCCAGCCAGGTGAACGGTGAATGGACCGTGAACAAGGCCATCATGAGCCGCAGTGCACGGGTGTTGATGGAAGGTTTCGTCCGCGTGCCGGGCGATTCGTTCTAA